The following are from one region of the Desulfovibrio legallii genome:
- a CDS encoding UbiA-like polyprenyltransferase produces MRFLPPSGFALSTPFGQFGDICRMVKIEHSVFALPYAWAGAFLAAGGLPSGRALIFLTIAMIAARSFAMAFNRLADLPFDRDNPRTCDRPLVTGVISAKQTWAFCALMALIFIACCAALNTVCLWLSVPALLFAAAYSLLKRFTPFCHFWLGATLGLAPLAGWLSVNPDSLGLPAALLFFAVTFWVAAFDIYYAFQDLEFDQAFELHSVPADYGPDAALLLAAFSHSMTAIFLLLTGYAAGLAWPWYVLWGGIVVLLFVEHRLMRPQDLRYVNTAFFTLNGVISPVVLAGVLLGIYM; encoded by the coding sequence ATGCGTTTTCTGCCGCCTTCCGGCTTTGCCCTGTCCACCCCCTTCGGCCAGTTCGGCGATATCTGCCGCATGGTCAAGATAGAGCATTCCGTCTTCGCCTTGCCCTACGCCTGGGCCGGAGCCTTTCTGGCGGCCGGGGGGCTGCCCTCTGGCCGCGCCCTGATTTTTCTGACCATTGCCATGATAGCGGCGCGCTCCTTTGCCATGGCCTTCAACCGCCTGGCGGACCTGCCCTTTGACCGCGACAACCCCCGCACCTGCGACCGCCCCCTGGTCACCGGCGTCATCAGCGCCAAACAGACCTGGGCCTTCTGCGCCCTCATGGCCCTGATTTTCATTGCCTGCTGCGCGGCGCTGAACACGGTCTGTCTGTGGCTCTCCGTGCCCGCCCTGCTCTTTGCCGCGGCCTACAGCCTGCTCAAGCGCTTTACGCCTTTTTGTCACTTCTGGCTGGGGGCCACCCTGGGGCTGGCCCCCCTGGCGGGCTGGCTGTCCGTGAACCCCGACAGCCTGGGTCTGCCCGCGGCGCTGCTCTTTTTTGCCGTTACCTTCTGGGTGGCCGCCTTTGACATCTATTATGCTTTTCAGGATCTGGAGTTCGACCAGGCCTTTGAGCTCCACTCCGTGCCCGCTGACTACGGCCCGGACGCGGCCCTGCTGCTGGCGGCGTTTTCCCACTCCATGACGGCCATTTTTCTGCTGCTCACAGGCTACGCCGCCGGTCTCGCCTGGCCCTGGTACGTCCTTTGGGGCGGCATCGTCGTCCTGCTCTTTGTGGAGCACCGGCTCATGCGGCCCCAGGACCTGCGCTATGTAAACACGGCCTTTTTTACCCTCAACGGCGTCATTTCGCCTGTGGTGCTGGCGGGCGTACTGCTGGGGATTTATATGTAA